Part of the Gloeocapsa sp. DLM2.Bin57 genome is shown below.
AAGGATACAAGATAGTTTAGGAGAGTCAGGACAACCAATCAGTCTGACCGTAAAATCAGGGGGATGTTGTGGGTTATGCTATAGTTTTGAGCTAAGTCCAACCACAACAGAGCAAGTTTGGCAAACAGAAGGGATAAACCTAGCCTGCTCGCGCAACGAGATCCTTCGGATCGCCCCTGAAGCTCAACCCTATGTAGAAAACCTGAAGATAGACTATGCCGAAGACTTAATGGGGGGAGCATTTCGCTTTGAGAATCCCCAAGCCCAAGCAACCTGCAGTTGTAGTCAGTCATTTTCTTGGGAATGTTGACACATTGCTCAAAAATTTGGTATGATGATAATTTGTCAACGATTTTAGGTTCACAGCGAATTGCTCAAAGAAGAAAAATAAATTATGCCAACAATCCAGCAATTAATTCGCGAGGAACGTTCTAAAGCGAAGAAGAAGACAAAATCACCAGCTTTAAAAGAATGTCCTCAGCGTCGAGGTGTGTGTACAAAAGTCTATACAACCACACCCAAAAAACCCAATTCAGCCCTAAGAAAAGTAGCCAGAGTAAGACTAACATCAGGATTTGAAGTAACCTCTTACATACCTGGGGAAGGACACTCATTACAAGAGCACTCTGTAGTGTTAATCAGAGGCGGAAGGGTAAAAGACCTGCCAGGTGTAAGATATCACATAGTACGTGGTACTCTAGATGCAGGAGGAGTAAAAGATAGAAAACAAGCGCGTTCCAAATACGGAACAAAGCGACCTAAATAAATTAAGAGAGTAAAAAAAACAATTAGATTATGTCTCGTCGTAAGGTAACCAAAAAACGCGAAGTGCCCGCAGATCCAGTATATAGTAGTAGGCTGGTAAGCATGACCATACGTCGGATCATGAAAAGCGGCAAAAAGTCTGTAGCATCTGGTATATTATATGATGCTTTTAAGATCATAGAAGAAAGAACAAAAACCGATCCTCTAGAAACTTTTGAGCAAGCAGTAAGAAATCTCACCCCTCTAGTAGAAGTAAAAGCTAGAAGAGTAGGTGGAGCGACCTATCAAGTGCCCATGGAAGTACGCCCAAGCCGAGGAACAGCCTTAGCCTTAAGATGGTTAATACAATATTCCAGAAAGCGATCAGGAAGAACCATGGCCGGGAAACTAGCCAATGAGATCCTCGATGCAGCCAACGAAACAGGGGGAGGAATCAAGAAAAGAGAAGAAACCCATAAAATGGCGGAAGCAAACAAAGCCTTTGCTCATTACAGATACTAATAGGGAGCGAGACGCTCCCACTCCAGATAAACAGGAGCGAGACGCTCCCACTCCAGATAAACAAGTAAAAAAAAGCCAAGAAAAGTCTAGAATTGTAAAGAGTGTCAGTAAAGAGTAAAACAGTAAAAACTTGCTTGGCAAGACAAAGGAGGTAGCCGTGTCACGTACTATCCCACTAGAGAAAGTTCGCAATATAGGAATTGCCGCGCACATAGACGCAGGCAAAACTACAACCACTGAGAGGATATTATTCTACTCAGGAATGGTACATAAACTGGGGGAAGTGCACGAAGGTACAGCGGTGACTGACTGGATGGAACAAGAGCGAGAGCGAGGGATAACCATCACAGCAGCAGCGATTACTACCAGTTGGCAAGATCACAAAATAAACATCATTGATACACCAGGTCACGTGGACTTTACTATAGAAGTAGAGCGGTCCATGCGGGTGTTAGATGGTGTCATAGCCGTATTTTGTTCAGTAGGAGGAGTACAACCCCAATCTGAAACGGTATGGCGTCAAGCGGAGCGCTACCAAGTACCGAGAATAGCCTTTGTCAACAAAATGGATCGTACAGGGGCGAACTTCTTCAAAGTTGCTGAACAAATCAGAGACAGACTAAGAGCTAATGCAGTCGCAATTCAGATACCCATTGGTGCAGAAAACGAGTTTACAGGAATAGTAGATTTAGTAAGAATGCGCGCGTTGCTTTATAGAGAAGATGACTTAGGTCAAGAGATAGTAGAGGCCCAAATTCCTACAGAAGTAGCCGAACTAGCCGAAACCTATCGAATGCAGCTCATCGAAGCAGTGGCAGAAACAGATGATTTCCTGACAGAAAAATATCTCGAAGGAGAAGAATTCAGCGAAGCTGAAATACGCAAGGGCATCAGACAGGGTACAATAGCGGGAACAATAGTTCCCTTACTCTGTGGCTCAGCATTCAAAAACAAAGGGATACAACTACTATTAGACGCAGTAGTAGATTATTTACCAGCACCAACGGAAGTACCAGCGATCAAAGGTCTTCTACCAGATGGGAGCGAAGGAATTAGACCAGCAGCAGATGAAGAACCCTTCTCGGCTTTAGCCTTTAAAATAGCAGCAGACCCCTTCGGACGTTTGACTTTTTTAAGGGTATATTCTGGAGTCTTAGCTAAAGGAAGTTATGTTTATAACTCTACGAAAGATCAAAAAGAAAGGATTTCTCGTCTAATCGTTCTCAAATCAAACGATCGCATTGAAGTAGAAGAACTCAGAGCGGGAGATTTAGGAGCAGCGATCGGATTGAGAAATACGATTACAGGGGATACACTGTGTGATGAGGCAAAACCCATCATTCTAGAGTCTCTCTTTGTACCAGAGCCTGTAATTTCCGTAGCGGTAGAGCCAAAAACCAAACAGGATATGGAGAAGCTGTCTAAGGCTTTGCAAGCCCTCTCCGACGAAGATCCCACCTTTCGTGTCAGGATAGATTCAGAGACGAATCAAACCGTAATCGCAGGGATGGGAGAGCTACACCTAGAAATTCTAGTAGATCGAATGTTGCGCGAATATAAAGTAGAAGCAAACGTCGGTCAACCCCAGGTGGCTTATCGAGAGACAATACGCAAAGCTAGTGAAGCCGAAGGCAAATTTATCCGTCAAAGCGGAGGGAAAGGACAATACGGTCACGTAGTGATTAAACTAGAGCCAGGAGAACTAGGCAGCGGTTTCCAATTCATCTCCAAAATCGTTGGGGGAACAATTCCTAAAGAATATATACCCCCAGTAGAACAAGGGATGAAAGAAGCCTGTGAGTCAGGAATCCTCGCAGGATATCCACTGATCGACGTCAAAGCAACCCTGTTAGACGGTTCTTACCACGACGTAGATTCTTCGGAAATGGCTTTTAAAATTGCAGGCTCAATGGCAGTTAGAGAGGCGGTACTCAAAGCATCTCCAGTGATCCTAGAGCCTATGATGAAAGTTGAGGTAGAAGTACCCGAAGGCTTCCTCGGGGATGTTATCGCCGATTTAAACTCTCGTCGTGGCAACATTGAAGGCATGAACTCCCAAGATGGTCTAGCCCAACTAACCGCTCTTGTTCCACTAGCGCAAATGTTTGGTTACGCCACAGATATACGCTCTAAAACCCAAGGACGTGGTATCTTTACCATGGAGTTCAGTAGATACGATGAAGTGCCTCGCAATATCGCCGAAGCCATCATCGCTAAAAGCAAAGGGAACGCATAACTAATATAACACAAAGGAAACAATAAAAATACATGGCACGCGCAAAGTTTGAACGTACTAAAGATCACGCTAACATCGGCACTATCGGTCACGTTGACCATGGTAAAACCACTTTAACCGCAGCGATCACTATGACTCTCTCGGCTTTAGGTCAAGCCAAAGCGAGAAAATATGATGATATCGATGCAGCTCCCGAAGAAAAAGCACGGGGTATCACTATCAATACCGCTCACGTAGAATACGAAACCGAGACACGTCACTACGCACACGTAGATTGTCCAGGACACGCTGACTACGTTAAAAACATGATCACTGGAGCAGCCCAAATGGATGGGGCTATATTAGTAGTATCAGCTGCTGATGGTCCTATGCCCCAAACCCGTGAACATATTCTCCTAGCACGTCAGGTAGGTGTTCCTCACCTAGTAGTCTTCCTCAATAAAGAGGACATGGTTGATGACCCAGAATTACTCGAACTAGTAGAACTAGAAGTACGGGAGTTATTAAGTGAGTATGGCTTCCCTGGAGATGATATCCCCATCGTCGCAGGCTCTGCACTACAAGCTCTTGAACACATGGTCGCTAACCCCACCACTAAAAAAGGTGACAATGATTGGGTAGATAAAATTTACGCTCTCATGGATAACGTTGACTCCTACATCCCCACTCCAGAAAGAGAAGTAGATAAACCCTTCTTGATGGCGGTAGAAGACGTGTTCTCCATCACTGGACGTGGAACAGTAGCAACAGGACGTATTGAACGCGGTAAGATTAAAGTAGGTGAGACCGTTGACCTAGTAGGTATCAGAGACAAACGTAGCACTACCGTTACTGGGGTGGAAATGTTCCAAAAAACCCTAGATGAAGGTATGGCTGGAGATAACGTCGGTTTGCTTCTTCGTGGTGTCAATAAAGAAGATATCGAAAGAGGTATGGTATTAGCTAAACCAGGTAGTATTAATCCTCATACTAAATTTGAGTCAGAGGTATATGTACTCAAAAAAGAAGAAGGCGGTCGTCATACTCCTTTCTTCTCTGGTTATCGTCCTCAGTTCTATGTCCGTACTACTGACGTAACAGGAACAATCGAAGCCTACACCGCAGATGATGGCAGTGACGTAGAAATGGTTATGCCAGGCGATCGCATCAAAATGACCGTTAAACTCATTAGCCCTATCGCTATTGAACAAGGGATGCGCTTCGCTATTCGTGAAGGTGGACGCACCATTGGTGCTGGTGTAGTTTCCAAAATTTTAGAATAACACCATTCTTCAACCTGGTTGGAGCAGTTGAACAATATTGCTGCTCCATCATTTTTTTGTCTAATTAAACCTTACTGAGAACCTTGATAACTAAACATGGCTACTATTCAACAACAAAAAATCCGCATTCGTCTCAAAGCTTTTGACCGTCGTTTACTCGATACTTCCTGTGAGAAAATCGTTGACACCGCTAAAAGAACTAACGCTACAGCAATTGGTCCGATTCCTCTACCTACTAAACGTAAAATCTACTGCGTTTTACGCTCTCCTCACGTAGATAAGGATTCCCGAGAACATTTTGAAACTCGTACCCATCGTCGCATCATCGATATTTATCAACCTTCTTCTAAAACCGTTGACGCTTTGATGAAACTGGACTTACCCGCAGGGGTTGATATTGAGGTGAAACTGTAAAAAAAACGTGATTTCCTAGGAGTAGATGCCTATGGTGTCGCAGCAAAGGAATAAAAACGATAACATTGGTTAACCGCATCAAAGATCAATTGTCAATTTGGCGATCCTTGGGATCCCATCCTAATCTTAAACGTAACTGTGAGGAGAAGAGGGATGGCGATCCGAAGGATATCGCTACGCGAGCACGCACTATTAGATATAATAGTCAAATCATTGTATTATCAAATTTCATATGAGCCAAAGCTTTAATAGCGACATTTACGAAAAAGACTTTTATCAATGGACAACAGAACAATCAAAATCTTTACGAGAGCGAAATTTAGAAAAATTGGACTGGGAAAACATTATTGAGGAAATCGAAGCTTTGGGACGTAGTGATTACCAGGCTGTAATATCTCTATTAACTCGAATTCTTCAACACCGTTTAAAGATTGATTTTGCTAATCAACCAGAAAATCATCGTCATTGGCAAGCTGAAATCAAAGCCTTTTCTAACACAGTTAGAAGACGTTATAGCCCCTCAATGAAACCTAAATTGGAGGCGGAATGGCAAGGGATATATTCAGACGCAACAGACCTATATTTGATTGATTATCCTCCTGCTGATTTCCCGGAAGTGTGTCCCTATTGTCTGGAGGATTTGCTACCTTAACTTTAAATAGTGGTTTGCTAATCCTCATTTCTTAGCATTTTTACTAGTATAGAAACTACCTGATAAAAAATCCCTACCTACAAGCTAGATAGGGATAATGTTAATTAATTATTAAACAAACCATTCTTCCACTGCTTCCTCTTTGGTATTGGTATGGCGAGAGGGAGTTTCACGAGTAAATTTCATGTGAATGGAGCGGGTTTGTTCTCCATCTGCCGCTACCGCCATAATAGGATAATCGATTAAACCATCTT
Proteins encoded:
- a CDS encoding DUF29 domain-containing protein yields the protein MSQSFNSDIYEKDFYQWTTEQSKSLRERNLEKLDWENIIEEIEALGRSDYQAVISLLTRILQHRLKIDFANQPENHRHWQAEIKAFSNTVRRRYSPSMKPKLEAEWQGIYSDATDLYLIDYPPADFPEVCPYCLEDLLP
- a CDS encoding 30S ribosomal protein S7; translated protein: MSRRKVTKKREVPADPVYSSRLVSMTIRRIMKSGKKSVASGILYDAFKIIEERTKTDPLETFEQAVRNLTPLVEVKARRVGGATYQVPMEVRPSRGTALALRWLIQYSRKRSGRTMAGKLANEILDAANETGGGIKKREETHKMAEANKAFAHYRY
- the tuf gene encoding elongation factor Tu is translated as MARAKFERTKDHANIGTIGHVDHGKTTLTAAITMTLSALGQAKARKYDDIDAAPEEKARGITINTAHVEYETETRHYAHVDCPGHADYVKNMITGAAQMDGAILVVSAADGPMPQTREHILLARQVGVPHLVVFLNKEDMVDDPELLELVELEVRELLSEYGFPGDDIPIVAGSALQALEHMVANPTTKKGDNDWVDKIYALMDNVDSYIPTPEREVDKPFLMAVEDVFSITGRGTVATGRIERGKIKVGETVDLVGIRDKRSTTVTGVEMFQKTLDEGMAGDNVGLLLRGVNKEDIERGMVLAKPGSINPHTKFESEVYVLKKEEGGRHTPFFSGYRPQFYVRTTDVTGTIEAYTADDGSDVEMVMPGDRIKMTVKLISPIAIEQGMRFAIREGGRTIGAGVVSKILE
- a CDS encoding 30S ribosomal protein S12, encoding MPTIQQLIREERSKAKKKTKSPALKECPQRRGVCTKVYTTTPKKPNSALRKVARVRLTSGFEVTSYIPGEGHSLQEHSVVLIRGGRVKDLPGVRYHIVRGTLDAGGVKDRKQARSKYGTKRPK
- a CDS encoding 30S ribosomal protein S10: MATIQQQKIRIRLKAFDRRLLDTSCEKIVDTAKRTNATAIGPIPLPTKRKIYCVLRSPHVDKDSREHFETRTHRRIIDIYQPSSKTVDALMKLDLPAGVDIEVKL
- the fusA gene encoding elongation factor G, producing MSRTIPLEKVRNIGIAAHIDAGKTTTTERILFYSGMVHKLGEVHEGTAVTDWMEQERERGITITAAAITTSWQDHKINIIDTPGHVDFTIEVERSMRVLDGVIAVFCSVGGVQPQSETVWRQAERYQVPRIAFVNKMDRTGANFFKVAEQIRDRLRANAVAIQIPIGAENEFTGIVDLVRMRALLYREDDLGQEIVEAQIPTEVAELAETYRMQLIEAVAETDDFLTEKYLEGEEFSEAEIRKGIRQGTIAGTIVPLLCGSAFKNKGIQLLLDAVVDYLPAPTEVPAIKGLLPDGSEGIRPAADEEPFSALAFKIAADPFGRLTFLRVYSGVLAKGSYVYNSTKDQKERISRLIVLKSNDRIEVEELRAGDLGAAIGLRNTITGDTLCDEAKPIILESLFVPEPVISVAVEPKTKQDMEKLSKALQALSDEDPTFRVRIDSETNQTVIAGMGELHLEILVDRMLREYKVEANVGQPQVAYRETIRKASEAEGKFIRQSGGKGQYGHVVIKLEPGELGSGFQFISKIVGGTIPKEYIPPVEQGMKEACESGILAGYPLIDVKATLLDGSYHDVDSSEMAFKIAGSMAVREAVLKASPVILEPMMKVEVEVPEGFLGDVIADLNSRRGNIEGMNSQDGLAQLTALVPLAQMFGYATDIRSKTQGRGIFTMEFSRYDEVPRNIAEAIIAKSKGNA
- a CDS encoding iron-sulfur cluster assembly accessory protein, with protein sequence MLKITPNAITEIKRIQDSLGESGQPISLTVKSGGCCGLCYSFELSPTTTEQVWQTEGINLACSRNEILRIAPEAQPYVENLKIDYAEDLMGGAFRFENPQAQATCSCSQSFSWEC